Proteins encoded within one genomic window of Spirulina major PCC 6313:
- a CDS encoding MORN repeat-containing protein, with the protein MVTTPHRTTSILQRLTTLGIGVAATLGLQAIATLLAPPAAQAQYIITLPDGARCEGQFRGYTGNGICQYSDGYYRGDILNGRRHGRGVFYYYDTETSNENFQTIYDGEFRNGLPHGKGKFIYGNDNRYQGDVRNGLPNGTGLFIFRTTNPTEVTEQIPGEPYLVSIEWNQPEYANRYYGGVVDGLPSGRGSMVYGKCRDYNGDLRCARYDGLFRNGVPHGQGTYTDDVCVRRNGQVQCIRFSGNFWAGQPNGNGTLSFPNGTSCQGQFNDFTLSGSGSCSYGNGDRYTGELRRGVPHGIGRMRYANGRVYEGEFQLGQPAPRVIPEPEQPDIEGGPPRLPN; encoded by the coding sequence ATGGTCACCACTCCCCACAGGACAACAAGCATTCTGCAACGTCTGACAACCCTTGGTATTGGGGTTGCAGCGACGTTGGGCTTGCAAGCGATCGCCACCCTCCTCGCTCCCCCCGCCGCCCAAGCTCAATACATCATCACCCTCCCCGACGGCGCTCGCTGCGAAGGCCAATTTCGGGGCTACACCGGCAATGGCATCTGTCAATATTCTGATGGTTACTATCGGGGTGACATTCTCAACGGTCGTCGCCACGGGCGCGGCGTGTTCTACTACTACGACACCGAAACCAGTAACGAAAACTTTCAAACCATCTACGACGGCGAATTCCGCAACGGGTTACCCCACGGCAAAGGTAAATTCATCTACGGCAACGACAACCGTTACCAAGGGGATGTACGTAATGGCTTACCCAACGGCACAGGCTTGTTCATCTTCCGCACCACCAACCCCACCGAAGTCACCGAACAGATTCCCGGCGAACCCTATCTAGTCTCGATTGAATGGAATCAACCGGAATATGCCAATCGCTACTATGGTGGCGTTGTCGATGGCTTACCCTCTGGGCGGGGTTCGATGGTCTATGGGAAATGTCGGGACTATAACGGTGATTTGCGCTGTGCTCGCTATGATGGTCTGTTTCGCAATGGTGTGCCCCATGGCCAAGGTACATATACCGATGATGTCTGTGTGCGCCGTAATGGCCAAGTCCAATGCATTCGCTTTTCGGGAAATTTCTGGGCTGGACAACCCAATGGTAATGGGACGCTGTCGTTTCCCAATGGCACAAGCTGCCAAGGGCAGTTTAATGATTTCACCCTCAGCGGCAGTGGTTCCTGTTCCTACGGCAACGGCGATCGCTACACGGGTGAACTGCGTCGCGGTGTGCCCCACGGCATCGGGCGGATGCGCTATGCCAACGGACGGGTGTATGAAGGAGAATTTCAACTCGGACAACCGGCCCCCCGCGTGATTCCAGAACCCGAACAACCGGATATCGAAGGTGGGCCGCCTCGTTTGCCCAACTAG
- a CDS encoding RNA polymerase sigma factor SigF, which yields MPTSSRTLKGDSLSLLRAYRTNPDLQTRNRLVHLNIGLVRREAHHWVERCPESYEDLLQVGCLGLIRAIERFDVTKGNAFSSFAIPYIRGEIQHYLRDKSTPIRIPRQWQEIWRRAIKVTQALRVEMGRQPSDRDIAAALNISQAHWQEIKLAHQNREPLSLDCPLGSPEDGSFSLGELVPDHHYRSFQLAQDDQIRLQQALVQLEQRTRDVLEFVFLQDLTQKEAADRLGISVITVSRRVKKGVAALKALMNKA from the coding sequence ATGCCAACTAGTTCACGCACCCTCAAAGGAGATAGCCTTTCTCTATTACGGGCCTATCGCACGAACCCCGACCTCCAAACCCGGAATCGGCTCGTGCATCTCAACATTGGTTTAGTCCGTCGTGAAGCGCATCATTGGGTTGAGCGTTGCCCGGAAAGTTATGAAGACTTGCTCCAAGTGGGCTGTTTAGGCCTGATTCGTGCCATTGAACGCTTCGATGTCACGAAGGGTAATGCGTTCAGTTCCTTTGCGATCCCCTACATTCGGGGCGAAATTCAACATTATCTTCGCGACAAAAGCACCCCGATCCGTATTCCTCGCCAATGGCAAGAGATCTGGCGACGGGCGATTAAGGTTACCCAAGCTCTGCGGGTCGAGATGGGGCGACAACCGAGCGATCGCGACATTGCCGCCGCCCTCAACATTTCCCAGGCCCACTGGCAAGAAATCAAACTCGCCCACCAAAACCGCGAACCCCTTAGCCTCGACTGTCCCCTCGGCAGTCCAGAGGACGGCTCCTTTAGCCTAGGGGAGTTAGTGCCCGATCACCACTACCGCAGTTTTCAACTGGCCCAAGACGATCAAATCCGGTTACAGCAAGCCCTCGTGCAGCTTGAGCAGCGCACCCGCGATGTTTTAGAATTTGTTTTTCTCCAAGACCTGACTCAAAAAGAAGCCGCCGATCGCCTCGGCATCAGTGTGATTACGGTCTCGCGGCGCGTCAAAAAGGGAGTGGCGGCCCTGAAAGCCCTGATGAACAAGGCCTAA
- a CDS encoding phycobiliprotein lyase yields the protein MDIKTFMEQCVGKWFAQRTCYQLTENQSESAKAEVTMAWLATDAAPIQTLCANAAIAPETVWGGLDIHWDNSVDPGQPKQVGGTVMAFAAPNAPSPSGQLLRADLAVGTYDLSADEALTLTVQDGPRHYEERIWFASENLRFRTVTIQNDGVICQAAFYSEIRRMQS from the coding sequence ATGGATATTAAGACCTTTATGGAGCAATGTGTGGGCAAGTGGTTTGCCCAACGCACCTGTTATCAACTAACCGAGAACCAGTCAGAGAGTGCGAAAGCGGAAGTCACCATGGCCTGGCTTGCGACCGATGCGGCTCCCATCCAAACCCTCTGCGCAAATGCGGCGATCGCCCCGGAAACCGTCTGGGGTGGCCTTGATATTCACTGGGATAATTCCGTTGATCCGGGGCAACCGAAACAAGTGGGCGGTACGGTGATGGCCTTCGCTGCCCCGAACGCCCCCAGCCCCAGCGGCCAACTGCTCCGGGCTGATCTAGCGGTGGGAACCTATGACCTCAGCGCAGATGAGGCACTCACTCTGACGGTGCAGGATGGCCCGCGCCACTACGAAGAGCGGATTTGGTTTGCCAGTGAAAATTTACGGTTTCGGACGGTGACGATCCAAAACGATGGGGTGATTTGCCAAGCGGCGTTTTACTCTGAAATTCGACGGATGCAAAGCTAG